The genomic interval AGTTTCGAACTCGTGGGGTCCttcaaccatcaccagcgTCGCCTTACATCCCTTTGTTAGGTGGAATGGGCAGGAATAATTGGGCGTCCCCTCATACCACTGCGCCataccacccctcctcgGGCGTCCCCGATTGAAAGTCAGGAGCAAACTTGGCATCTATAACCCTGTGAGGGAAGGAGCAGCAAGTGTCAGTCAAGGAAGGAGTAGCTGGTGCGGTGTTCATAACACGGAAGGAGCAACCCACAGTAACAAAAAAGGAAAGCGCGACCCTGACCATGCTTCAGCCCAACACCTCACCACAAAACAGCATACATGGTCTCAAGCTTAGCTTGTTATTATTCTCTATTCCCATCACTTCCAACCACCCTCCATCTACTCCCCtatcctcacctcccaagccctcacaaccccatcatcccccgtcGTAACCAACATCTCCTCGtgcctcccctccgcccccttaTCAAACCTCCTACACCAAGTAACATGATTAACCTCATACGGCCCATGCGCAGCCTCCACCTTCGCCCTAACCTTCCACTCATTTgtctcttcatcctcctcataaacaaccaacaacccatccccccccgtCGTAGCCACCAATCCACTCTCCCCACTCCAACCAACCGAGTAAATCTCCCTGGTGTGAACCCTCGGCAACACCCCCTTaacctcccactcctccctcaaactctGCCTCATCCTATTCggcacccctccccacctactatccccctcctcttcctccccctcctcctccttgagtTCCCAAACTTttacccccccctccgccccagCAGTCATCAACCTCTGATACCTCCCattttccctctcccttttctcccactcaaccccccaaacagtcccaacccccccctccagcacactcacacacccccactccccatcctgATCCTCCCTCCAAACCCTAACCGTATCATCATAACTCCCACTAGCCAAACAATCACTCCCATACCTCCTCCCATCATGCCTCTTCCCCTGTTTAAAACCCGGCGCAAAAGCCACAGTTTtcacatccccatcatgcTCACTTAAAACAGCAACCGTCTCCcaatcctcatcctcctctccatcctcccctcccgatAAGTGCTCCCATATCCAAATCGATTTATCCCTACTGCAAGTAGATAGATACTGTCCCGACGGACTAAAACTTAACGACTTGACTTCGTTTTCGTGGCCTTCGAGCACGAGGGTGAATTCCcattcttcctcctcctcttcctcctcctcctccccttgacCGATGGGTTTTTCGAGTGTGGCAGCAGGGTTGTAAGTCCAGATCCCGGCCGTGGAGTCAAAACTGCCGGTTACGAGACGTAGGGtttgagaggaagaggaaggttgCCAGGCGCAAGATCGGATGGAGCGGCTGTGACCCCCCGTGAGGGACGAGTGCTTTGAAAAGGTCGCGAGGGAAAACACGGTGACGGTCTTGTCGTGGGTTGTTGctaggagggggagggaggggtggggggttgattgcCAGGCGCGGGTGTAGAGGTCGGGAGTGAAGGTTGCTAGCGGGAGGAGTTgtattggtggtggtggcattgttgcggttgtggtctggagatggggaaTTGATAGCTAGAAAAGGGAACGGTGAGTAATATGGtagagctggaggaggaggaaataATcttaccaaaaaaaaagtataaatCTGTCACCTAATGTCCATCGCGGTTGTGACTGTTGACTAGTAAAGAGTGCCCCTCCAAAAAGCGCCCCTCACTGGCAGAATTACGGCCACCAGCTCCGATCCCGCTGAGAGCCCCACTTACACCGAGAGCTTCCCTGGATGATGGTTGCAATCAGAACAGTCAACATAACTAACTGTATGGCTCCCCAGTTAAGATAAGACAAATCATTCTCTTTCATATATTACTCAAAATCGCTATCCCTAATAAACCAGAATGCTGCTATCAAAATATGCTGTTTACTGTTCTCACCTCGGTCCGTCCCTGAATGTTGCCCAAACTAAAAGACCCAAAccctcatcccatcccatcccatcccatcccatacCCAAAACGCCTTGAATATCAAACTATGTACTTATgcactccccaacccagccgcctccctcgcctcctcagccgacaacctcacctccacccccccactcaccatcctctcgtcctcctccctaatcctcctctccacctccatcttcccatccttcccccAATAccccgccttctcctcccccttcacgCAAGCCTCCGTAATGAGCACATACGGCGTCGGCGCATCGTACATCGGCTccgccaacaccctctccatctccatcttcagcCCTCTCGCCCCCGTCTCGTTCTTCGCTGCCCTTTCCGCGATGGCGTACAGTGCCGACCGGGTGAAGAACAGCTTGCTAGGGTAGGTTTCAAACAGGGCCGTGTAT from Podospora pseudoanserina strain CBS 124.78 chromosome 6, whole genome shotgun sequence carries:
- the CIA1 gene encoding Cytosolic iron-sulfur protein assembly protein (EggNog:ENOG503NTY0; COG:S), with amino-acid sequence MPPPPIQLLPLATFTPDLYTRAWQSTPHPSLPLLATTHDKTVTVFSLATFSKHSSLTGGHSRSIRSCAWQPSSSSQTLRLVTGSFDSTAGIWTYNPAATLEKPIGQGEEEEEEEEEEWEFTLVLEGHENEVKSLSFSPSGQYLSTCSRDKSIWIWEHLSGGEDGEEDEDWETVAVLSEHDGDVKTVAFAPGFKQGKRHDGRRYGSDCLASGSYDDTVRVWREDQDGEWGCVSVLEGGVGTVWGVEWEKRERENGRYQRLMTAGAEGGVKVWELKEEEGEEEEGDSRWGGVPNRMRQSLREEWEVKGVLPRVHTREIYSVGWSGESGLVATTGGDGLLVVYEEDEETNEWKVRAKVEAAHGPYEVNHVTWCRRFDKGAEGRHEEMLVTTGDDGVVRAWEVRIGE